A single region of the Streptomyces sp. NBC_01262 genome encodes:
- a CDS encoding C-terminal binding protein, whose amino-acid sequence MKPLSRPGTVLLTDHAWPDDSVERSVIEKAGHTLVTGPADPAPAETIEELVAEYRPAGILTCWAPVSATAIGTSPDLRIVARLGVGLDNIAVDTATERGVWVTNVPDYCVEEVSDHAVGMVLAWTRGLAVSDREVRAGRWNPAGARLRRLSTLTCGIVGYGRIGRATARKLGTFGCRILAHDPHPPKDSPGVEMAGLEELLRRSDVVILHVPLTPGTHHIIGAEQLALMPPGGLLVNVSRGGLVDTDAVVKALDSGHLNGAGLDVLETEPQIPAGLLNQPGALLTPHVAFSSDASVTELRRRAAEEVVRILAGEAPAHACNSPHGLTTGSGDRR is encoded by the coding sequence ATGAAACCACTGAGCCGCCCAGGCACCGTGCTCCTCACCGACCATGCCTGGCCCGACGACTCGGTCGAGCGATCGGTCATCGAGAAGGCGGGCCACACCCTCGTGACCGGCCCCGCCGATCCCGCCCCCGCCGAGACGATCGAGGAACTGGTGGCCGAGTACCGGCCCGCCGGGATCCTGACCTGCTGGGCCCCCGTCTCCGCCACCGCGATCGGCACCTCGCCGGATCTGCGGATCGTGGCCAGGCTCGGGGTCGGGCTCGACAACATCGCCGTGGACACCGCCACCGAGCGCGGCGTGTGGGTCACCAACGTGCCGGACTACTGCGTCGAAGAGGTCTCCGACCACGCCGTCGGCATGGTACTGGCCTGGACGCGGGGCCTGGCCGTGTCCGACCGGGAGGTCCGCGCGGGCCGTTGGAACCCCGCCGGAGCCCGGCTGCGCCGACTGTCGACGCTGACCTGCGGCATCGTCGGATACGGGCGCATCGGACGCGCCACCGCCCGTAAACTCGGCACGTTCGGCTGCCGGATCCTGGCCCACGACCCGCACCCGCCGAAGGACTCCCCCGGAGTGGAGATGGCGGGCCTGGAGGAACTGCTGCGCCGCAGCGACGTGGTGATTCTCCACGTGCCGCTCACGCCCGGCACGCACCACATCATCGGAGCCGAGCAGCTGGCGCTGATGCCACCCGGCGGCCTGCTCGTCAACGTCAGCCGGGGCGGCCTGGTGGACACCGACGCGGTCGTAAAGGCGCTGGACAGCGGTCACCTGAACGGAGCCGGCCTCGACGTACTGGAGACCGAACCACAGATCCCCGCCGGGCTTCTGAACCAGCCGGGCGCGCTGCTCACCCCGCACGTCGCGTTCTCCTCCGACGCCTCGGTCACGGAACTGCGCCGCCGCGCCGCCGAGGAGGTCGTACGCATACTGGCGGGCGAGGCACCGGCCCACGCCTGCAACAGTCCCCACGGTTTGACCACCGGATCGGGTGACCGGCGATGA
- a CDS encoding MFS transporter has product MTHAAQVDTSAMPAGDTQESSRAPISRLMIGVGFLLVVLSYMVNAMDRQVFPPLLPNIRAEYGFSLEQGGLLATNFTLGMALAGLPAGYLLDRFRRKTVLLVSIAIYSLGTMATPLATGLADMTLYRVVSGFGEGMQSAAIFAAIGAFFAHRRGLAFGIIGVGYSAGVFIAPLIGVKLMSMHGTWHSPFYLFGTAGLLIAAASLFLVKTALTEHSAEKVVSTRTYEYMPASAYNRSTIALAVHSVVSGVAIYGFLGLYPTFLITSLHYTAEQAALAMSCLGFGGMLALLGGWLGDRVNQRNLLILSLLAVSAVSVCIYQTHAGVGLQCAFAFLMGAFGLGFIYPNTNSAIQRAVRPSQIGRASGLFVTSYYGTAAFSGLLFAALVDSFGWSQAGLLQVTALPLLGVLALAFVRPSQFNNAVR; this is encoded by the coding sequence ATGACTCACGCAGCGCAAGTCGACACCAGCGCGATGCCCGCCGGCGACACGCAGGAAAGCAGCCGTGCCCCCATTTCCCGCCTCATGATCGGGGTGGGCTTCCTGCTGGTGGTCCTCTCCTACATGGTCAACGCGATGGACCGCCAGGTCTTTCCCCCTCTGCTGCCGAACATCCGCGCGGAATACGGATTCTCCCTGGAGCAGGGCGGGCTGCTGGCGACGAACTTCACCCTCGGCATGGCCCTGGCCGGTCTGCCCGCGGGCTACCTCCTGGACCGCTTCCGCCGCAAGACCGTGCTGCTGGTCAGCATCGCGATCTACTCCCTGGGAACCATGGCCACGCCGCTGGCGACCGGTCTCGCCGACATGACCCTGTACCGGGTCGTCTCGGGTTTCGGTGAGGGCATGCAGTCCGCCGCCATCTTCGCGGCGATCGGCGCCTTCTTCGCCCACCGCCGCGGCCTCGCCTTCGGCATCATCGGCGTGGGCTACTCCGCCGGCGTGTTCATCGCCCCGCTCATCGGCGTCAAGCTCATGAGCATGCACGGCACCTGGCACTCGCCCTTCTACCTGTTCGGCACGGCCGGGCTGCTGATCGCCGCAGCGTCCCTGTTCCTGGTGAAAACCGCTCTGACCGAGCACTCCGCCGAGAAGGTCGTCTCGACCAGGACGTACGAGTACATGCCGGCCTCCGCCTACAACCGCAGCACCATCGCACTGGCCGTCCACTCGGTCGTCAGCGGTGTGGCCATCTACGGGTTCCTCGGCCTCTACCCGACGTTCCTCATCACCTCGCTGCATTACACCGCCGAGCAGGCCGCGCTGGCCATGAGCTGCCTCGGCTTCGGTGGGATGCTGGCCCTTCTCGGCGGCTGGCTCGGCGACCGCGTGAACCAGCGCAACCTGCTGATCCTGAGCCTGCTGGCCGTCTCCGCCGTCAGCGTGTGCATTTACCAGACGCATGCCGGAGTCGGCCTGCAGTGCGCGTTCGCCTTCCTCATGGGCGCCTTCGGCCTGGGCTTCATCTACCCCAACACCAACAGCGCGATACAGCGCGCCGTCCGTCCCTCGCAGATCGGACGCGCCTCCGGCCTCTTCGTCACCAGCTACTACGGAACGGCGGCGTTCTCCGGCCTGCTCTTCGCCGCCCTGGTGGACTCCTTCGGCTGGAGCCAGGCGGGACTGCTGCAGGTCACAGCCCTGCCTCTGCTGGGCGTCCTGGCGCTGGCCTTCGTCCGCCCCTCACAGTTCAACAACGCGGTCCGCTAG
- a CDS encoding fumarylacetoacetate hydrolase family protein, which translates to MRIVRYAVGGVSHYGELEAGDARIARFEGDPFTGLSPTGHVDEFGDVVVLPPLERPRIFGFAYNYASHIDETDHEVPEVPVCFMKPSTAVIGPDEAIVYPADGELIHFEGELVVVIGREARHLKRSEAHEYILGYTCGNDVSDRIVQRKESAFGTLLIGKGQDTFAPLGPVIVTGLDPSGLSLTTRVNGTVMQSASTADLLLAVPDLVSYLSRYLTLLPGDAIMTGTPSGVGPIRPGDEVEVEIEGIGVLRNPVVAESI; encoded by the coding sequence ATGCGCATCGTCAGGTATGCCGTCGGCGGCGTGAGTCACTATGGAGAGCTGGAAGCCGGTGACGCCAGGATCGCGAGATTCGAGGGTGACCCCTTCACCGGACTGTCCCCTACGGGGCACGTGGACGAATTCGGCGACGTAGTGGTTCTCCCACCACTGGAGCGACCCCGGATCTTCGGGTTCGCCTACAACTACGCCTCGCACATCGACGAGACCGACCACGAGGTTCCGGAAGTTCCCGTGTGCTTCATGAAGCCGAGTACGGCGGTGATTGGACCCGATGAGGCCATCGTCTATCCGGCGGATGGTGAACTGATCCATTTCGAAGGCGAATTGGTCGTCGTCATCGGCAGGGAAGCCCGCCATTTGAAGCGCTCGGAGGCCCATGAGTACATCCTCGGTTATACGTGCGGCAATGACGTCAGCGACCGCATCGTCCAGCGTAAGGAAAGCGCATTCGGAACGCTGTTGATCGGCAAGGGGCAGGACACATTCGCTCCCCTCGGGCCGGTCATCGTGACCGGACTCGACCCCTCGGGCCTGTCGCTGACGACCCGCGTGAACGGCACCGTCATGCAGTCGGCGAGCACCGCCGACCTGCTGCTCGCCGTTCCCGACCTCGTCAGTTACCTCAGTCGCTACCTGACGTTGCTTCCCGGAGACGCGATCATGACCGGCACGCCTTCCGGCGTCGGGCCGATCCGCCCCGGAGACGAGGTCGAGGTCGAGATCGAGGGCATCGGCGTCCTGCGCAACCCGGTCGTGGCCGAGAGCATCTGA
- a CDS encoding LacI family DNA-binding transcriptional regulator: MITTRDIAEHLGVSVSTVGRALSDDPRISEETKFRVRQAASEMGYVGNRAARMMRGASSNVVALVIPDIRNSFYSTIAHELSKNMEAEGFQLMLSETDDDRMAELRHLRELSANRVAGIIIVPTARPHGDSVKLLRAVPHLQLLRRHPSLGSQWFGVDDHEALRQGTAHLVAQGHTRIAYVGGPEELPTGAERLRGFRSALSEGGLPDGTGRTDLGPPSSVDHGRKAVRRLLKGPDAPTALVLGSIQLTQGVLEELSQQGVKVPGELSVVGFGDEPGFSWWGPGLTTIGLPIQEMATGCALWLMRRLKTKPGNDGPYTSVSPGSLVLRGSTAPPDGRSRPGSG; encoded by the coding sequence GTGATCACGACCAGGGACATCGCCGAACACCTCGGAGTCTCCGTCTCGACAGTCGGCCGGGCCCTCTCCGACGATCCCCGCATCAGCGAGGAGACCAAGTTCCGGGTCCGTCAGGCCGCTTCCGAGATGGGGTACGTCGGCAACCGCGCGGCGCGGATGATGCGCGGCGCCTCCAGCAACGTGGTCGCGCTGGTCATCCCGGACATCCGCAACAGCTTCTACTCGACCATCGCGCACGAACTGTCCAAGAACATGGAAGCCGAGGGCTTCCAGCTGATGCTCTCGGAGACCGACGACGACCGGATGGCGGAGCTTCGCCACCTGCGCGAGCTGTCCGCGAACCGCGTGGCGGGCATCATCATCGTGCCCACCGCACGCCCGCACGGCGACTCCGTCAAGCTCCTGCGCGCCGTGCCGCACCTTCAGTTGCTGCGCCGCCACCCGTCGCTCGGTTCCCAATGGTTCGGCGTGGACGACCACGAGGCACTGCGCCAGGGTACGGCCCACCTGGTGGCCCAGGGCCACACCCGCATCGCGTACGTGGGCGGCCCCGAGGAACTGCCCACGGGTGCGGAGCGCCTGCGCGGCTTCCGCAGCGCCCTGAGCGAAGGCGGCCTGCCGGACGGTACCGGGCGCACCGACCTGGGACCACCGTCGTCCGTGGACCACGGCCGCAAGGCGGTACGCCGGCTGCTGAAGGGCCCGGACGCACCCACCGCGCTCGTGCTGGGATCGATCCAGCTCACCCAGGGGGTCCTGGAGGAGTTGTCCCAGCAGGGCGTGAAGGTGCCCGGCGAACTGTCAGTGGTCGGGTTCGGGGACGAGCCGGGGTTTTCCTGGTGGGGTCCCGGACTCACCACGATCGGTCTGCCGATCCAGGAGATGGCCACCGGCTGCGCACTGTGGCTGATGCGCCGGCTCAAGACCAAACCGGGCAACGACGGCCCGTACACGTCGGTCTCCCCCGGATCGCTGGTCCTGCGCGGCAGCACGGCGCCCCCTGACGGACGGAGCCGGCCCGGGTCCGGCTGA
- a CDS encoding NADPH-dependent FMN reductase has translation MATEPSSVAPMTLTTVVASTRPGRVGRSVADWFAGQAAGCDQFESRIVDLRELALPFFDEPHPPALQQYTKGHTREWSRIVEASDAFVFITPEYNGGFPAPLKNAWDYLVVEWRHKPAAFISYGGVTAGTRAVQMAKQVVANLRMLPIGPTVSIPFVSELVDGGAFRPGKIHEAASEEMLDELARTARVMQRLRSGTH, from the coding sequence ATGGCAACCGAGCCCTCCTCCGTGGCGCCGATGACCCTCACCACCGTTGTGGCCAGTACACGTCCCGGACGTGTGGGAAGGTCCGTCGCGGACTGGTTCGCCGGCCAAGCCGCGGGGTGCGACCAGTTCGAGTCGCGCATTGTCGACCTGCGTGAACTCGCTCTGCCCTTCTTCGACGAGCCGCATCCGCCGGCCCTGCAGCAGTACACCAAGGGCCACACCCGCGAGTGGAGCCGGATCGTCGAGGCGTCGGACGCGTTCGTCTTCATCACACCGGAGTACAACGGCGGCTTCCCCGCCCCGCTGAAGAACGCGTGGGACTACCTCGTCGTGGAGTGGCGGCACAAGCCGGCCGCGTTCATCAGCTACGGAGGCGTCACGGCTGGTACCCGCGCGGTGCAGATGGCCAAGCAGGTCGTCGCGAACCTCAGGATGCTGCCGATCGGTCCGACCGTGAGCATCCCGTTCGTCAGTGAACTCGTCGACGGCGGCGCCTTCCGGCCCGGCAAGATACACGAGGCCGCGTCAGAAGAGATGCTCGACGAACTCGCGCGCACCGCCCGCGTCATGCAACGGCTGCGCAGCGGAACGCACTGA
- the eno gene encoding phosphopyruvate hydratase, which produces MTDARIAKLYGRRVWDSRGRPTVEVEVHLADGAIGRAIAPAGASTGQGEALDLRDGGSTFGGLDVQRAVGSVNHEIAPALLDRDATDQETVDRLLVDLDGTPDRSRLGGNAIVATSMAVLHAAAASAGVPLWQHLAGGRPVRIPLPEIQIFGGGAHADRRVDVQDFMVVCPAAQSFSEALDWTAEIYLAAGALMRKAGKAQGVADEGGFWPAFDSNEEALETLTRAIESAGFAPSTQVGISLDVAASQFGSDGRYTLALDDRTLDTTALIDMLGGWIEQYPILSVEDPVGEDDHEGMLEFTRRYGHRCQVIGDDYLVTNAKRVEAAAAGGAANAVLIKPNQAGTVTEAFQALRAGREAGFGTIVSARSGETEDVTIAHLSVGWDAGQLKVGSFTRSERMAKWNEVLRIEESLGESAEFSGWSAFTFAGGGPSTTKP; this is translated from the coding sequence ATGACAGACGCGCGGATCGCCAAGCTCTACGGCCGCAGAGTGTGGGACTCACGCGGTCGGCCGACCGTCGAGGTCGAGGTGCACCTCGCGGACGGCGCGATCGGGCGGGCCATCGCACCGGCGGGGGCTTCGACCGGCCAGGGCGAGGCGCTCGACCTGCGCGACGGCGGCAGCACCTTCGGCGGCCTGGACGTCCAGCGCGCGGTGGGCTCGGTGAACCACGAGATCGCACCCGCCCTCCTGGACCGTGACGCGACCGATCAGGAAACCGTCGACCGGTTGCTGGTGGACCTCGACGGAACCCCCGACCGCAGCCGTCTCGGCGGCAACGCGATCGTGGCCACGTCCATGGCGGTCCTGCACGCCGCCGCCGCGTCAGCGGGCGTACCCCTGTGGCAGCACCTCGCGGGAGGGCGGCCGGTACGCATCCCGCTGCCGGAGATCCAGATCTTCGGCGGCGGCGCCCATGCGGACCGCCGCGTCGACGTCCAGGACTTCATGGTGGTCTGCCCCGCGGCACAGAGCTTCTCCGAGGCCCTGGACTGGACGGCGGAGATCTACCTGGCCGCCGGCGCTCTGATGCGGAAGGCGGGAAAGGCGCAGGGGGTGGCCGACGAAGGAGGCTTCTGGCCGGCGTTCGACTCCAACGAGGAGGCGCTGGAGACGCTGACCCGGGCAATCGAGAGCGCGGGCTTCGCTCCCTCGACGCAAGTGGGCATCTCGCTGGACGTCGCGGCCTCGCAGTTCGGCAGCGACGGGCGGTACACGCTGGCCCTGGACGACCGCACCCTGGACACCACCGCGCTGATCGACATGCTGGGCGGCTGGATCGAGCAGTATCCGATCCTGTCCGTCGAGGACCCGGTGGGCGAGGACGACCACGAGGGCATGCTGGAGTTCACCCGGCGCTACGGCCACCGCTGCCAGGTGATCGGCGACGACTACCTGGTCACGAACGCCAAGCGTGTCGAGGCCGCGGCCGCCGGCGGAGCGGCGAACGCCGTCCTGATCAAGCCGAACCAGGCTGGGACGGTCACGGAGGCGTTCCAGGCCCTGCGGGCCGGAAGGGAAGCCGGCTTCGGCACGATCGTCTCGGCGCGTTCCGGGGAGACCGAGGACGTCACCATCGCCCATCTGAGCGTGGGCTGGGACGCGGGACAGCTGAAGGTGGGCTCGTTCACGCGCTCCGAGCGAATGGCCAAGTGGAACGAGGTGCTGCGCATCGAGGAATCCCTCGGTGAATCCGCGGAATTCAGCGGCTGGTCCGCATTCACGTTCGCCGGGGGCGGGCCCTCGACGACCAAGCCGTAG
- a CDS encoding VOC family protein — translation MLPPVNLRPSFNITRSSHVRLTVADLAESRNFYVKVLGLVVSDEDERTCYLRGLAEACHHSLVLELDEEGAGMSRRIGFRVFFDEDLDLAYDWFRERGLPAEWVDVPYQKRTLHVSDPIGTPLELCAHMETRPRLHIDFELYKGAHAQRLDHYQIFAPDTYELCAFYSELGFRNSEYLEHGDKLLGAFMYRKGTCLDLAIVENTGPALHHFAYTVSESHDIFTACDWAGIQGYGDGVERGPGRHGPGGMLFAYLRDPDGHRVEVFNSHYQTIDTEIEPVRWDAGSLSTNARWGLPALEKWYFEASPFAGVPQIPPAELSKPMSLERFLLEQSAH, via the coding sequence ATGCTGCCACCCGTCAATCTGCGCCCGAGTTTCAACATCACCCGCTCCAGTCACGTACGTCTCACGGTCGCGGATCTGGCCGAGAGCCGGAACTTCTACGTGAAGGTGCTGGGGCTGGTCGTCAGCGACGAGGACGAGCGCACCTGCTACCTGCGCGGCCTGGCCGAAGCCTGTCACCACAGCCTGGTCCTGGAGCTGGATGAGGAGGGCGCGGGCATGAGCCGGAGGATCGGCTTCCGGGTCTTCTTCGACGAGGACCTCGACCTCGCGTACGACTGGTTCCGTGAGCGGGGGCTGCCCGCCGAGTGGGTCGACGTCCCCTACCAGAAGCGGACCCTGCACGTCAGCGACCCGATCGGCACGCCGCTCGAACTGTGCGCGCACATGGAGACCCGACCGCGGCTGCACATCGACTTCGAGCTCTACAAGGGTGCCCACGCGCAGCGGCTGGACCACTACCAGATCTTCGCGCCCGACACGTACGAGCTGTGCGCGTTCTACAGCGAGCTGGGCTTCCGCAACTCGGAGTACCTGGAGCACGGCGACAAACTGCTGGGTGCGTTCATGTACCGCAAGGGCACCTGCCTAGACCTCGCGATCGTCGAGAACACCGGGCCCGCCCTGCACCACTTCGCCTACACCGTCTCCGAGAGCCACGACATCTTCACCGCCTGCGACTGGGCGGGCATCCAGGGCTACGGCGACGGCGTGGAGCGGGGCCCGGGACGTCACGGACCGGGCGGGATGCTCTTCGCCTACCTCCGCGACCCCGACGGGCACCGGGTGGAGGTCTTCAACAGCCACTACCAGACCATCGACACCGAGATCGAGCCGGTGCGCTGGGACGCGGGATCGCTGAGCACCAACGCCCGCTGGGGTCTGCCGGCCCTGGAGAAGTGGTACTTCGAGGCGTCGCCCTTCGCCGGCGTGCCGCAGATCCCGCCGGCCGAGCTGTCGAAGCCGATGTCGCTCGAACGGTTCCTGCTCGAACAGTCCGCGCACTGA
- a CDS encoding carboxymuconolactone decarboxylase family protein, giving the protein MARVPYLRREDADESHKPLYDRLEAERKVPTANIFLALTNAPTQLDAFLTYANSLRAADLSPKLRELAILTVGYATRSAYEVAHHQSHGLKAGLTEEQLAAVADFDSSDLFDGTEKAVMRLAKESTLLVDVSEETWRAAADRLTDKQMVELSLSIAWYNSGVRIMGLLGIDLEDNYPYPFPNS; this is encoded by the coding sequence ATGGCACGAGTCCCCTACCTGCGTCGCGAGGACGCGGACGAGTCGCACAAGCCCCTGTACGACCGGCTGGAAGCCGAGCGCAAGGTGCCGACGGCGAACATCTTCCTCGCCCTGACCAACGCGCCGACCCAGCTGGACGCCTTCCTGACCTACGCCAACTCGCTGCGGGCCGCCGACCTCAGTCCCAAGCTGCGGGAGCTGGCGATCCTGACCGTGGGGTACGCGACCCGGTCGGCGTACGAGGTCGCGCATCACCAGTCGCACGGGCTCAAGGCCGGGCTCACCGAGGAACAGCTCGCGGCGGTGGCCGACTTCGATTCCTCCGACCTGTTCGACGGGACGGAGAAGGCGGTAATGCGCCTCGCCAAGGAGTCCACGCTCCTGGTGGACGTCTCGGAAGAAACGTGGCGTGCTGCCGCCGACCGCCTGACGGACAAGCAGATGGTCGAACTGTCGCTGTCCATCGCCTGGTACAACTCGGGCGTCCGCATCATGGGACTGCTGGGCATCGACCTTGAGGACAATTACCCGTACCCGTTCCCGAATTCATAG
- a CDS encoding alcohol dehydrogenase catalytic domain-containing protein yields the protein MLAARLHALGEPMSVDTIDVPTPRPTDVLVRVKACGIVPNMANVINNWPTWFPHQPLPKFPAIFGLDAAGVVEQVGEAVLHTKPGDRVYVNPLRSCGSCQVCRGGELSRCRYFTLNGYFSTSRDGQRIFDLYPYGGFAEYMTAPQYSIVNIPDNMTFEQAGKLGYIGTSYRALKNAAACPGQVALIDGITGTLGVASTVLALASGASRVLGTGRNEELLKRVKELDPDRVEVFRLGEGSSGEWAKSRTRGEGADYVISALGAKAPVETMLDSMQGVRRGGKVVNVGGVADRLPVDVKWLMDEQVQLIGSNWFSTAQGQELADMVATGALDLSYLQAKPFPLSRVNEAISGLGDRDGGFSNYVVIP from the coding sequence ATGCTCGCTGCACGACTGCACGCGCTCGGTGAGCCGATGTCCGTGGACACGATCGACGTGCCCACGCCACGGCCGACCGACGTGCTGGTGCGGGTCAAGGCGTGCGGGATCGTTCCGAACATGGCCAACGTGATCAACAACTGGCCGACCTGGTTCCCGCACCAGCCGTTGCCGAAGTTCCCGGCCATCTTCGGCCTGGATGCCGCCGGAGTGGTCGAGCAGGTCGGCGAGGCGGTGCTCCACACCAAGCCGGGCGACCGGGTGTACGTCAACCCACTGCGTTCCTGCGGCAGTTGCCAGGTGTGCCGGGGAGGTGAACTGAGCCGGTGCCGCTACTTCACCCTGAACGGCTACTTCAGCACCTCGCGCGACGGCCAGCGGATCTTCGACCTCTACCCCTACGGGGGTTTCGCGGAGTACATGACGGCTCCGCAGTACTCGATCGTCAACATCCCGGACAACATGACGTTCGAACAGGCCGGCAAGCTGGGCTACATCGGCACGTCCTACAGGGCTCTCAAGAATGCGGCGGCCTGCCCCGGCCAGGTCGCGCTCATCGACGGGATCACAGGAACCCTCGGTGTCGCGTCGACCGTGCTCGCGCTCGCCTCCGGCGCCTCCCGGGTCCTCGGGACCGGCCGCAACGAGGAACTCCTCAAGCGCGTCAAGGAACTTGACCCGGATCGGGTCGAGGTCTTCCGGCTGGGTGAGGGCTCCAGCGGTGAGTGGGCGAAGTCCCGCACCCGCGGCGAGGGCGCGGACTACGTGATCAGCGCCCTGGGCGCCAAGGCGCCGGTGGAGACGATGCTCGACTCCATGCAGGGCGTCCGCCGGGGCGGCAAGGTGGTCAACGTCGGCGGAGTGGCCGACCGGCTGCCCGTGGACGTGAAGTGGCTCATGGACGAGCAGGTCCAGCTGATCGGCTCCAACTGGTTCAGCACGGCGCAGGGGCAGGAACTCGCCGACATGGTGGCCACGGGTGCCCTGGACCTGTCCTACCTGCAGGCCAAGCCGTTCCCTCTGTCCCGGGTCAACGAAGCGATCTCGGGACTCGGGGACCGCGACGGCGGATTCAGCAACTACGTCGTCATCCCCTGA
- a CDS encoding LysR substrate-binding domain-containing protein, with product MELRWLESFVIVAEELHFARAADRLHLAPSALSAQVRALESHLGARLIDRGRRTRPALTGAGRLFLDEARLTLAQAARAEAVGRRAGRGELGHAEIAYVASAAFSGVLTDVLTRCAAPDTHLTVQVRELETPAQLEALSCGDIDVGFLRWRPEYPNGVMATCLLTEEVVLALPDGAPLAAYEAVPVAELRHEQFVAPHFDEEYGCRDQILQVAGQGGFNPQCLPPVRDFIAALTLVGGGLAVALVPDSLRRVRIPGVAYRPLADVPLTTRLVGAYRRGETSPAVRGVIRRLRETAAATTAVG from the coding sequence GTGGAACTGCGCTGGCTGGAATCGTTCGTCATCGTCGCGGAGGAACTGCACTTCGCGCGCGCGGCAGACCGGCTGCATCTGGCTCCTTCGGCACTCAGCGCCCAGGTCAGAGCACTGGAGTCGCACCTGGGGGCCCGTCTGATCGACCGCGGACGACGCACCCGCCCGGCGCTCACCGGCGCCGGGCGGCTGTTCCTCGACGAGGCACGGCTGACCCTCGCGCAGGCCGCCCGGGCCGAGGCGGTGGGCCGGCGTGCCGGTCGCGGGGAACTGGGGCACGCCGAGATCGCCTACGTGGCCTCCGCCGCCTTCTCCGGTGTGCTGACCGACGTCCTCACCCGATGCGCGGCCCCCGACACCCATCTCACTGTGCAGGTGCGCGAGTTGGAGACACCGGCCCAGTTGGAGGCCCTGTCCTGCGGGGACATCGACGTCGGCTTCCTGCGCTGGCGGCCGGAGTACCCGAACGGGGTCATGGCCACCTGCCTGCTCACCGAGGAGGTCGTGCTGGCGCTACCGGACGGCGCCCCGCTGGCGGCGTACGAGGCGGTTCCGGTGGCTGAGCTGCGCCACGAACAGTTCGTGGCCCCGCACTTCGACGAGGAGTACGGCTGCCGCGACCAGATCCTGCAGGTGGCCGGCCAAGGAGGCTTCAACCCGCAGTGCCTGCCTCCGGTACGCGACTTCATCGCCGCTCTCACTCTGGTGGGCGGCGGTCTCGCCGTGGCACTGGTACCGGACTCGCTGCGCCGCGTGCGGATACCGGGGGTCGCCTACCGCCCGCTGGCGGACGTACCGCTGACCACCCGCCTGGTGGGCGCGTACCGCAGAGGCGAAACCTCGCCCGCGGTGCGCGGCGTGATCCGCCGTCTGCGGGAGACGGCTGCGGCCACGACCGCCGTCGGCTGA
- a CDS encoding 3-hydroxybutyryl-CoA dehydrogenase, protein MASIKHVGVVGAGQMGRGITEVCARAGLHVTLCDVTEDRARAGLAGVADSLLKAEKRGAIAPEDRAHALAGVSVTADLTRLSGADLVIEAAVEDEPAKTALFRQLDEVVTDPTAILASNTSSIPIARLAAATRRPAAVVGLHFFNPVPVMPLVEVIPSLQTSKATELRVRAFAGEILGKKTVVAQDRAGFVVNSLLVPYLLAAVRMVGSGTATAEDIDTGMTAGCAHPMGPLRLADLIGLDTVAAIGEALYEEHREPLYAPPPLLRRMVESGLLGRKSGQGFFSYRAV, encoded by the coding sequence ATGGCATCGATCAAGCACGTGGGAGTCGTCGGCGCCGGGCAGATGGGCCGGGGCATCACCGAGGTCTGCGCCCGGGCCGGGCTGCACGTCACGTTGTGCGACGTGACCGAGGACAGGGCCCGTGCGGGACTGGCGGGCGTAGCGGACTCCCTGCTCAAGGCAGAGAAGCGCGGAGCCATCGCCCCGGAAGACCGCGCACATGCCCTGGCCGGGGTGTCGGTCACCGCCGATCTCACCCGGCTGTCCGGTGCGGACCTGGTCATCGAGGCCGCCGTCGAGGACGAGCCGGCCAAAACCGCGCTCTTCCGGCAGTTGGACGAGGTGGTCACCGACCCGACCGCCATACTGGCCAGCAACACCTCCTCGATCCCCATCGCCCGTCTCGCGGCCGCGACCAGACGGCCGGCAGCGGTGGTCGGGCTGCACTTCTTCAACCCGGTCCCCGTCATGCCGCTGGTGGAGGTGATCCCCTCGCTGCAGACCTCGAAGGCCACCGAGCTGCGCGTGCGTGCCTTCGCCGGCGAGATCCTGGGCAAGAAGACGGTCGTGGCGCAGGACCGCGCAGGCTTCGTCGTCAACTCGCTCCTGGTTCCCTACCTGTTGGCAGCGGTGCGGATGGTCGGCTCCGGCACGGCGACGGCGGAGGACATCGACACGGGGATGACGGCGGGCTGCGCCCACCCGATGGGCCCGCTGCGCCTCGCCGACCTGATCGGCCTGGACACCGTGGCGGCGATAGGCGAGGCGCTGTACGAGGAGCACCGGGAACCGCTCTACGCACCTCCCCCGCTGCTGCGCCGCATGGTCGAGTCGGGTCTGCTGGGCCGTAAGTCGGGACAGGGGTTCTTCAGCTACCGGGCCGTTTGA